The proteins below come from a single Plantactinospora sp. KBS50 genomic window:
- a CDS encoding YnfA family protein: MTVARSILLFVVAALFEIGGAWLVWQGWREHRGLWWIAAGVIALGAYGFVATFQPDPNFGRILAAYGGVFVAGSLAWGMVVDKFRPDRWDVIGALICLAGVAVIMYAPRPTG, encoded by the coding sequence GTGACCGTCGCCCGTTCCATACTGCTGTTCGTCGTCGCCGCGCTGTTCGAGATCGGCGGGGCGTGGCTGGTCTGGCAGGGCTGGCGCGAGCACCGCGGCCTGTGGTGGATCGCCGCCGGCGTCATCGCGCTCGGCGCCTACGGGTTCGTCGCCACGTTCCAGCCCGACCCGAACTTCGGGCGCATCCTGGCCGCCTACGGCGGCGTGTTCGTCGCCGGGTCCCTCGCGTGGGGCATGGTCGTGGACAAGTTCCGTCCGGACCGGTGGGACGTCATCGGTGCGCTGATCTGCCTGGCCGGCGTCGCGGTCATCATGTATGCGCCCCGCCCGACCGGCTGA
- a CDS encoding MerR family transcriptional regulator produces the protein MSGLRSSQIAAAAGVNLQTLRYYERRGLLAEPERSLGGHRLYPEQAVTVLKVIKAAQRLGFALDEVAGLLEAGQHRHGRRPDAGLQSRARAKLAEVEAKIADLQVIAGTLRAAVDAGCDDLVACAGAPCCPIPFATIAEGASDAEDR, from the coding sequence GTGAGCGGGCTGCGCAGCAGTCAGATCGCGGCCGCGGCCGGGGTGAACCTGCAGACGCTGCGCTACTACGAGCGCCGCGGCCTGCTCGCTGAGCCGGAGCGCAGCCTGGGCGGGCACCGCCTGTACCCGGAGCAGGCGGTCACCGTCCTGAAGGTGATCAAGGCGGCGCAGCGGCTCGGTTTCGCCCTCGACGAAGTCGCCGGCCTGCTCGAAGCGGGCCAGCACCGGCACGGGCGGCGCCCGGACGCCGGGCTGCAGTCACGCGCCCGAGCGAAGCTGGCCGAGGTGGAGGCGAAGATCGCCGACCTGCAGGTCATCGCGGGCACGCTGCGCGCCGCCGTGGACGCCGGCTGCGACGACCTCGTCGCGTGCGCCGGAGCGCCGTGCTGCCCCATCCCGTTCGCCACCATTGCCGAAGGAGCCTCGGATGCCGAAGACCGTTGA